TTTGACCATGTTGCCCAGGCAAGGTCCGGTGGTATGTTGTTAACGGGATTTCCCGGTGACCCCCCACTCAAAACGACGATTACCAGTAACGACATTACCTCCGGACTCTTTGCTGCTATGGGTATTATTACTGCCCTTTACCAGAGGGAAAAAACAGGCAAAGGACAATTTATCGATGTTGCGTTATTTGATACTGCCTTTTTCTGTACACAACTGATGGGAGCCCTCCTTCTTTATAAGGTATACGGTGAGATAAGAAGACAGGTAGGGAATCTTGGGTTCCATTCCTATATCGGGATATTTAAAGCCAGTGATGGGGGATGGGTACTACTCTCCGGGACAACAAACAGTATCTGGAAACGATTAACAAGGGTAATAGGAAGAGAAGACATGGCAGAAGACCCGAGGTTCAGTAAAAATGATATGGTACGGTTTGATAATGCAAAGGCAATCGATGCGGCCATCGGAGAATGGGTATCAAAGAGAACCGCACAGGAGGCGGTTAAGATACTTCAGAAAGTAAGGGTCCCTTGTAGTATCGTCAATACCGTTGATAAGGTGATAGATGACCCTCAAGCCAAGGCACGGGACATGATCCAGTATGTCACCTATCCTGAACTGGGGGAGCTTCCTTTACCGGGGTTTCCTTTTAAGATGTCACTTACGCCAGGTACCATTGCTTCACGTGCTCCCCGTATAGGTGAACATAATGAAGACATATACTGTGGGTTATTAGGTTTCAGTAAAAGAAAATTTTCTCAACTCAGGAGCAAGGGGGTAATTTAAAGGAGTAATAAATGAAGGTTAAAGTAAAATTCCTTGGTTTCAATTTTGCCCAAATACAGAGAGAACTGGAGATAGAATTAAAAGGTCATAAAGATCATACAGTATCCGATCTGGTTAGAGAGCTTTCAAACAGTATTAAAAAGTTTAAAGATGCGGTTCTCAAAGAGAATGGAAGTATAAGCGAGGAGGTTATGATTGTTCTCAACGGCGAGATTCAAGCAGAGAGAGAAAAAATCGATACCATAGTGATAAACGAAGGGGATACCATTGCATTTATGCTGATTGCCGGCGGTGGTTAAAAGGAGCCAAAAATATGAAGCCAATCCGGTTTACCCAGGGAATGATAGATGATTATGTTAGCGCAGGACACTGGGATTCCAGTCTGATTTCTGATTCCTGGGATCAGAATGCTGTTCTCTATCCTGATTCCGAGGCGATTGTAGAAGAGAACTCAAGACTTAGCTGGGCGGAGGCAAAGAAGCAGATAGACAGTATCGCTGCCTACTTGTTTGAACTCGGTATTAAAAGAGATGAAAGGGTTGCCGTACAATTGTATAATTGTGCGGAGCTTTTTACATTCCGCCTTGCTTGCGAGAAGGCCGGTATTGTTGCTGTAACCCTTCTTCCTAATTTCCGGCAGGCTGAAGTCAAGGCTATTCTTAATCATACGGAAGCAGTAGGAATAGTAATCCCTTTTGAATTCAGGGGTTTCAATTATTTCAGCATGATTCAGGAAATCAAATCCGATACCCCCTCTCTCAGGCATATTTTTGTTATCGGGAATGATGTTCCCGAAGGAGCCATTTCCGTAAAAGAATTGGCAGAATCACCCCTTGGAGAGAAATACAGCCCTGACTATTTTCAAAAAACGCGATTTAGTGCCTTTGAAACATTTCAAATAGCAACCACTACGGGAACAACGGGTATGCCGAAATGTGTTGAATTTGTTTCATCTGTTCGTCAGTGTACAGGCAGGGTGATTGCAAAAAGGTTAAAGATAACAGAGGATGATGTGGTTGGCGCATTTGCTCCTGTAATAGCTGGAGGATGTTTCAATGAAGTATATAGGGCCGCTCCCCTCATGGGTGCCAGGATTGCAGTTGCAAAGTATTTTACACCGGAAGAAATCCTTGCATTGATTGAACGGGAAAGGGTCACGATCATCGCCACTGTTCCTGCAGTACTTATAAGAATCCTCGAGTACCCTGATTTTGAGAAATATGATGTGAGCTCGCTTCGAATAGTAAAGTATGGTGGTGCTGCCCTACCTTATGATCAAGCCCTTAAGGCGTGGGAAAAATTTGGACGTCCAGTATTGCCTGCATACGGCGGGTTGGACGTTGGTACTATGAGCTCATCCTTTATTGATGATACAAAAGAAAATCTCCTTAAAACGGTCGGTAAACCTCTTGATGGGGCTATAATAAAACTCATTGACGAAAAAAATAAAGAAGTGCCGGAGGGTGAGGTAGGTGAAGTGATTGTAAAAGGGCCTCACTGCGAACCGGGTTATTTCGGGGATCCAGAAGCAACAAAAGAAGCCTGGTATGACGGATGGTTCCATACAGGGGATCTTGCGAGCTTTGACACTGAAGGCAGGCTTACCATCAGGGGCAGGCGGAAGGATATGATAATTCGAGGTGGTCAGAATATATACCCGTTAGAAATCGAGAGCATGCTCCTCAAGCACCCGAAAGTGCTCAAAGCTTCTGTTATTGGTATGCCTGATGCGGAAATGGGAGAAAAGGCATGTGCCTATGCGGTTATTATGAACGGTGAATCATTAAGCTTTTCAGATATGGTTCTCTTCATGAAAGGTCTGGGAATTGCACCTTTTAAGATTCCGGAGAGGCTTGAAATCATCGATGACCTCCCTCTCGCAGGAGGGATAAAGGTAGACAAAAAACAACTCAGACTGGATATTGAGGCAAAGCTCAGACAGGAAGGTATTTTAAAATGATCTTCGGTGAGACTGGATATGTGGGAAAAGGTCTATATGTTTTAGGTCTCCCATGGACGCCGTCTTATCTTCTTGATTGTTCACGGCCTGTTCTCTTTGAGGCAGGCTTTTCCTGTGTTGGAAGATTATATGAAGAAGATATCAGGAAGTTTCTTAAAGAACGCAAGCCGGAGATGCTTTTTTTAACACACGTCCATTATGACCATTGCGGTGCAGTAGCGTATTTCAAGAAGGTTTTTCCCGGTATAAAGGTAGCTGCATCGTCGAGGGCGGCTGAGATTATCAAAAGACCCAATGCCCAGAAGCTAATGAAAGACTTAAGTTCCAATATAATTCCACGTGTTGCTGCGGTAAATGGGATTAACCCGAATAAACTTTTGTACGAACCCTTTAAACCCTTTGAAGTTGATGTAATTCTCGAAAATGGCCAGGTTATTCAGCTTACAGAGGATATAAGTGTGGAGGTCATCTCTACTGCTGGTCACACAAGGGACCAGTTGAGCTACTACATACCGGAAAGAAAGATTCTCTTTGCTACCGAGTCAGTGGGCAACCTTGACCGTATTGGTCAAATTATTCCCGAATTCCTTGTTGATTTTGAATTATATATAACCAATATCAAACGCCTTTCTTTACTGGATGTTGAGGTTTTATGTCTCGGCCATCAATTCGTTGTCTTAAATTCTGATGTTAAGGAGTTTTTTTCACAAGTCAAGGGTAGAGAAGCTGTTGATTGAAGAGAATGGAGATATTAATCGAGTAGTTACCCGTATTAAAGCCATAGAGTATGACATAAATCCAGGCCCCAAGCAGCTTGAGCAGGCTTACCTTATTAACCTTACTACCCGTGTGACCCATTTAGCAAAAACACTTAAAGGAGACAGTAATTAAAATCGTATTAAGGCGTGGCAAGAAATGCATTGTTTTTTCATAAACACCAATTCAGCGTTTCTTATAGAAAATTGCAATTGCAAGTTGTTTGCACGATACTGTATTGCAAAAGTAAGGACTTCGAAGTAAGATTTTAAAAAAAAGGAGGGTTTTGTTATGAAAAGCTTAAAGATTATGTCAATGTTTTTGGTCTTTGTATTTTTCTTCTGTTCTTATTGCTTTGCCGCTCCGAAAACTGTTATCCCCATCTATACACCTGGCGCTGGAGGGACTGCTTATATGGTTGGCGCGGCAATGGCTACCGTGATAAACAAGTACGTCCCTGAGGTACAGATGATGGTGGAGGCAACAGGCGGGACAGCGGCTATGTCTAAGCTTGTTGAAGAAAAGGCAGAGAAAAACCAACCGGCCTTTGGCGTGCCAGACTCGAAGGTGACTTACATGGCATATACAGGACAGGCGCCATTCACGAAGCCATTAAAATCGATGCGTGCAATAACTTTAACGCATCTCCCAGGCCTTAATCTTGTTGTACCAAGTAACTCGCCTATCAAATCGTACTATGACCTGAAGGGTAAAAGGATAGGTGTTGGTGCTGCAGGAAGTGGAACGTCCCAGATGAGCGTCCAGCTTATAGAAGAACATGGTATTTCTGCCAAGATGTTTAAACCCTTGTGGTTAGGATATAACGAGGTTGTTGAGGGGATAAAAGACGGAAGTATTGATGCAGGATTTATTTCAGGGACCTATCCCGTGCCTGCAATTCAACAGTTAGCATTTGAAAAACAAATTAGGGTTATACCGGTTGAAGAGAAGTTGTTAAAGAAGATACTTGCAAACAACCCATATTTTGGTGAATACCTGTTGAAGTCAGGTGCATATAAAGGTATTACACAGGATACACCTATCCTCGTTTTCGGGAGCTTCTTGTTCACCCACGACAAGGTTGACGCCAATCTCATATATAAGATTACAAAGGTAATTTTTGAACACAGAGATGAGCTATTAGCAATTTGTCCGGGACTCAAGGAGATGACGCTTCAGGATGCTCAGAAGACAATCGCAATACCTTTTCACGCAGGTGCAGTGAAATATTTTAAAGAAATGGGTGTAGCGAGATAAAGGTTGTGGGGGAGTAAATTACAATGAAATTTGTTAGTCGCAAGTGGATTATCACTTTAATTGCAGTCGCTATGTCGCTTTTCCATATCTATACATCGGGGTACAGGCTGCTTCCCGCCATGGAACAGCGTACCACCCACCTCGTCTTTGCAACCATGCTCGTCTTCCTCATCTTTCCTCTGAGAAAGCGAGCCGAAGGGAGTCAGCCAAGGGTGGCCGCCTGCCTTGACTTTCTCCTCGTTCTGCTCAGTTTTCTCGTCGGTGCATATGTCTTTCTCGAATATGAGGGCATATCCTCCAGGGCAGGCAGCCCGAATCAGCTCGATACGATAGTCAGCGTGAGCG
This genomic interval from Pseudomonadota bacterium contains the following:
- a CDS encoding CoA transferase, coding for FDHVAQARSGGMLLTGFPGDPPLKTTITSNDITSGLFAAMGIITALYQREKTGKGQFIDVALFDTAFFCTQLMGALLLYKVYGEIRRQVGNLGFHSYIGIFKASDGGWVLLSGTTNSIWKRLTRVIGREDMAEDPRFSKNDMVRFDNAKAIDAAIGEWVSKRTAQEAVKILQKVRVPCSIVNTVDKVIDDPQAKARDMIQYVTYPELGELPLPGFPFKMSLTPGTIASRAPRIGEHNEDIYCGLLGFSKRKFSQLRSKGVI
- a CDS encoding MoaD/ThiS family protein gives rise to the protein MKVKVKFLGFNFAQIQRELEIELKGHKDHTVSDLVRELSNSIKKFKDAVLKENGSISEEVMIVLNGEIQAEREKIDTIVINEGDTIAFMLIAGGG
- a CDS encoding AMP-binding protein; the protein is MKPIRFTQGMIDDYVSAGHWDSSLISDSWDQNAVLYPDSEAIVEENSRLSWAEAKKQIDSIAAYLFELGIKRDERVAVQLYNCAELFTFRLACEKAGIVAVTLLPNFRQAEVKAILNHTEAVGIVIPFEFRGFNYFSMIQEIKSDTPSLRHIFVIGNDVPEGAISVKELAESPLGEKYSPDYFQKTRFSAFETFQIATTTGTTGMPKCVEFVSSVRQCTGRVIAKRLKITEDDVVGAFAPVIAGGCFNEVYRAAPLMGARIAVAKYFTPEEILALIERERVTIIATVPAVLIRILEYPDFEKYDVSSLRIVKYGGAALPYDQALKAWEKFGRPVLPAYGGLDVGTMSSSFIDDTKENLLKTVGKPLDGAIIKLIDEKNKEVPEGEVGEVIVKGPHCEPGYFGDPEATKEAWYDGWFHTGDLASFDTEGRLTIRGRRKDMIIRGGQNIYPLEIESMLLKHPKVLKASVIGMPDAEMGEKACAYAVIMNGESLSFSDMVLFMKGLGIAPFKIPERLEIIDDLPLAGGIKVDKKQLRLDIEAKLRQEGILK
- a CDS encoding MBL fold metallo-hydrolase; its protein translation is MIFGETGYVGKGLYVLGLPWTPSYLLDCSRPVLFEAGFSCVGRLYEEDIRKFLKERKPEMLFLTHVHYDHCGAVAYFKKVFPGIKVAASSRAAEIIKRPNAQKLMKDLSSNIIPRVAAVNGINPNKLLYEPFKPFEVDVILENGQVIQLTEDISVEVISTAGHTRDQLSYYIPERKILFATESVGNLDRIGQIIPEFLVDFELYITNIKRLSLLDVEVLCLGHQFVVLNSDVKEFFSQVKGREAVD
- a CDS encoding TAXI family TRAP transporter solute-binding subunit; protein product: MKSLKIMSMFLVFVFFFCSYCFAAPKTVIPIYTPGAGGTAYMVGAAMATVINKYVPEVQMMVEATGGTAAMSKLVEEKAEKNQPAFGVPDSKVTYMAYTGQAPFTKPLKSMRAITLTHLPGLNLVVPSNSPIKSYYDLKGKRIGVGAAGSGTSQMSVQLIEEHGISAKMFKPLWLGYNEVVEGIKDGSIDAGFISGTYPVPAIQQLAFEKQIRVIPVEEKLLKKILANNPYFGEYLLKSGAYKGITQDTPILVFGSFLFTHDKVDANLIYKITKVIFEHRDELLAICPGLKEMTLQDAQKTIAIPFHAGAVKYFKEMGVAR